The Camelina sativa cultivar DH55 chromosome 14, Cs, whole genome shotgun sequence genome includes a window with the following:
- the LOC104741680 gene encoding reticuline oxidase-like protein produces the protein MYLMIFLVLFAASYSIPSSYAADPVTIYDDFVRCFKNGTTISDDSLSDVVLSRTSVSFTPVLRAYIRNARFNTSSTPKPSIIIVPRVDSHVQAAVTCAKTLNLQLKIRSGGHDYDGLSYVSAVKFIVLDLSNFRNITVDVNDGGGGSAWVQTGATLGELYYRIWEKSEIHAFPAGLCPTVGVGGHVSGGGYGHMIRKFGLTVDHVIDATIVDANGQIHDRKSMGEDLFWAIRGGGGGSFGVVLAFKVKLVTVPKTVTVFRIDKSTDENALDMVHKWQFVAPRTDPGLFMRVLLASPTKNKTRTVNAKLRALYLGRAEDVVLKMTKEFPEMGLKKEDCKEMTWIQSLLWWMNHVDVDKVKPEILLEREPDSAKFLKRKSDYVEKEMTKPELNRLFQKLATLDRTGLVLNPYGGNLNATAVNETPFPHRHKLYKFQHSTTWSDAGPEAERLYIGNMRTTYRIMTPFVSKNPRSSYFNYRDIDIGVNDHGRDSYRKGEIYGRKYFGENFDRLVRVKTAVDPDNFFRNEQSIPLLPHSRR, from the coding sequence atgtatctcaTGATCTTCCTTGTCTTGTTTGCTGCATCGTACTCAATACCATCGAGCTATGCTGCAGATCCCGTAACCATCTACGATGATTTTGTCCGATGTTTCAAAAACGGGACAACTATCTCCGATGACTCTCTCTCCGACGTCGTTTTATCCCGTACCAGCGTTTCCTTCACCCCTGTTCTACGCGCCTACATCAGAAACGCTCGTTTCAACACCTCCTCAACTCCCAAACCATCCATCATCATCGTGCCACGTGTCGATTCCCACGTTCAAGCCGCCGTGACATGCGCCAAAACGCTTAATCTCCAGCTGAAGATCCGAAGCGGCGGCCACGATTACGACGGTCTTTCTTACGTATCCGCCGTGAAGTTCATCGTCCTCGATCTCTCCAATTTCAGAAACATCACTGTCGATGTAAACGACGGCGGAGGAGGATCAGCTTGGGTGCAAACAGGCGCGACGCTCGGCGAGCTTTACTACCGGATTTGGGAGAAGAGCGAGATCCACGCTTTCCCCGCCGGACTTTGTCCTACCGTCGGCGTCGGAGGACATGTCAGCGGCGGCGGATACGGGCACATGATTCGAAAGTTCGGACTCACTGTAGATCACGTAATCGACGCCACGATCGTCGACGCTAACGGCCAGATTCACGATCGGAAATCGATGGGAGAGGATCTCTTCTGGGCGATACGCGGCGGCGGCGGGGGAAGCTTCGGCGTCGTTTTGGCTTTCAAAGTGAAACTCGTGACGGTTCCAAAAACCGTAACCGTCTTCAGGATCGATAAATCAACTGACGAAAATGCCCTCGATATGGTTCATAAATGGCAATTCGTAGCTCCGAGAACCGACCCGGGTCTATTCATGAGAGTGTTGTTAGCCTCTCCGACGAAGAACAAAACACGTACGGTGAACGCTAAGCTCAGGGCGCTTTACCTTGGTAGAGCTGAAGACGTCGTTTTGAAGATGACAAAGGAGTTCCCGGAGATGGGTTTGAAGAAAGAGGATTGTAAAGAGATGACTTGGATCCAATCACTCCTATGGTGGATGAACCATGTAGATGTGGATAAAGTCAAACCGGAGATTTTGCTTGAGAGAGAACCGGATTCGGCTAAATTTCTCAAGAGGAAATCGGATTATGTCGAGAAGGAGATGACAAAACCAGAATTAAACCGGTTGTTTCAGAAATTGGCGACATTAGACAGAACCGGTTTGGTTTTGAACCCGTACGGAGGGAATTTAAACGCGACTGCTGTGAATGAAACGCCATTTCCGCATCGGCACAAACTATACAAGTTCCAACATTCTACGACATGGTCTGATGCTGGACCGGAAGCGGAGAGACTCTACATTGGTAATATGAGAACGACTTACAGGATCATGACCCCGTTTGTGTCGAAAAATCCTAGAAGTTCGTATTTTAACTATAGGGATATTGATATCGGGGTTAATGATCACGGGAGGGATAGTTATCGAAAGGGAGAAATCTACGGGAGGAAGTATTTTGGCGAGAATTTTGATCGATTGGTTCGGGTTAAAACAGCTGTTGATCCAGACAATTTCTTTAGAAACGAGCAGAGTATACCTTTACTACCTCATTCTAGAAGGTAG
- the LOC104743657 gene encoding reticuline oxidase-like protein — translation MKKLLVICLLLISVSVATSQTDPETFLRCLVKEGSNPQVFISDVTYIPSNSSFTTILRRRIPNLRFDKPTTPKPIAIITPTTWSHVSPALACARLLPVQVRIRSGGHDFEGLSYTSTGPFFLIDMFNFNSVDVNLTEGTAWVDTGATLGELYYKIAEKSNVLGFPAGLCTTLGVGGHISGGGYGTMMRKYGLAVDNVVGSRIIDSNGNTYFDRMSMGEELFWAVRGGGAASFGIVMGYKIRLVPVPEKVTVFSVGRTVGEGAVDLIMKWQNFSHSTDRNLFVRLTLTLVNGTKPGEKMVLATFIGMYLGPSDKTLNVMNRDFPELKLKKTDCTEMRWIDSVLFWAGYPIGTPTSVLLKTTTVSNKAFHKRKSDYVKRTISRTGLGLIFKKLVEVEKVKMFLNPYGGRMGEIPSSRTPFPHRGGNLFKIEYLISWSQAGDDVEKTHLAKANEMYKFMTPYVSSNPREAYFNYRDLDLGSNVNSTYEEGKIYGAKYFKDNFERLVDIKTKYDEINFWRNEQSIPVRK, via the coding sequence atgaaaaaattactCGTAATTTGTCTACTACTGATCTCAGTCTCAGTTGCAACTTCCCAGACCGATCCGGAGACTTTCCTCCGATGTCTCGTAAAAGAAGGTTCGAACCCGCAAGTTTTCATCTCCGACGTCACCTACATCCCATCAAACTCCTCTTTCACAACCATCCTCCGCCGCCGCATACCTAACCTCCGTTTCGACAAACCCACAACCCCAAAACCCATCGCCATCATCACCCCCACCACGTGGTCACACGTTTCTCCGGCGCTAGCTTGCGCACGTTTGCTTCCTGTCCAAGTCAGGATCCGAAGCGGAGGCCATGATTTCGAAGGACTCTCTTACACCTCTACCGGTCCGTTCTTCCTCATCGACATGTTCAACTTTAATTCCGTCGACGTGAACCTCACAGAAGGAACGGCTTGGGTTGACACCGGCGCTACACTCGGAGAGCTTTATTATAAAATCGCTGAGAAAAGCAATGTTCTTGGATTCCCGGCGGGGTTGTGCACTACATTGGGCGTTGGTGGACATATTAGTGGCGGAGGGTATGGAACAATGATGAGAAAGTATGGTTTGGCAGTTGATAACGTTGTTGGCTCCAGGATCATTGACTCTAACGGCAACACCTACTTCGATCGAATGTCAATGGGGGAAGAGCTCTTTTGGGCGGTTAGAGGAGGTGGAGCCGCGAGTTTTGGCATCGTGATGGGATACAAAATCCGGTTGGTTCCGGTTCCGGAGAAAGTAACGGTGTTTAGCGTGGGAAGAACCGTCGGAGAAGGAGCCGTTGATCTTATAATGAAGTGGCAGAATTTTTCTCATAGTACCGATCGGAATTTGTTCGTGAGGTTGACTTTGACTTTGGTCAACGGTACGAAGCCGGGTGAGAAGATGGTTTTAGCCACTTTTATTGGGATGTACTTAGGCCCGTCGGATAAGACGTTGAACGTGATGAACCGGGATTTCCCCGAATTAAAGCTGAAGAAAACTGATTGTACCGAGATGAGATGGATTGATTCGGTCTTGTTTTGGGCTGGTTATCCAATTGGTACACCAACTTCCGTATTGCTGAAGACTACTACGGTCTCGAACAAGGCGTTTCATAAACGAAAATCCGACTACGTGAAGCGTACGATCTCGAGAACCGGTCTCGGTTtgatattcaagaaattggtgGAGGTTGAGAAAGTGAAAATGTTTTTGAACCCGTATGGAGGAAGGATGGGGGAGATCCCAAGTTCGAGGACACCGTTCCCACATAGAGGAGGCAATTTGTTTAAGATTGAGTATCTCATAAGCTGGTCCCAAGCCGGAGATGACGTTGAAAAGACCCATTTGGCTAAAGCAAATGAGATGTACAAATTCATGACCCCGTACGTGTCTAGTAATCCGAGGGAGGCCTATTTCAATTACCGTGATCTCGACTTAGGATCAAATGTTAATTCCACGTACGAGGAAGGTAAAATCTATGGGGCTAAATATTTCAAAGACAATTTCGAAAGGTTAGTGGATATCAAAACCAAGTATGATGAGATAAATTTTTGGAGGAACGAACAAAGTATTCCGGTTCGAAAATAA
- the LOC104741682 gene encoding putative protein TPRXL, translated as MFSNPEYTLEIFKNMEMKLAKTGKWMLTIILLCLLVSSSSEAAQETQITTPLQPTGGIINSPTKLQGNQNQPILGQPSSSSSVNQPLTGINQPLTGFNQPESTGLNQPILGQPSSSSSSINQPLTGSNQPLTGFNQPASIGQNQPILGQPTSSSSSVNQPLNGFNQQSSTGFNQASSSSAQNQQPFTNRLNQNNLSGVPFTNANSKLKVFGTKIVFIWISLFLALHGTDRN; from the coding sequence ATGTTTAGTAATCCGGAATATACActggaaattttcaaaaatatggaGATGAAACTCGCTAAAACCGGGAAATGGATGCTCACAATCATACTTCTCTGCCTTTTggtttcatcatcttcagagGCTGCACAAGAAACCCAAATAACCACACCATTACAACCAACAGGCGGGATCATCAATTCACCAACAAAGCTACAAGGGAACCAGAACCAACCGATTCTTGGtcagccatcttcttcttcttctgtaaacCAGCCTTTAACAGGGATAAATCAACCATTAACCGGATTTAATCAGCCAGAGTCAACTGGACTGAACCAGCCAATTCTTGGTCagccatcatcttcttcttcttctataaaccAACCTTTAACCGGATCAAATCAGCCATTAACCGGTTTTAATCAACCAGCATCAATTGGACAAAACCAACCAATTCTTGGTCagccaacttcttcttcttcttctgtaaacCAACCTTTAAACGGGTTTAATCAACAATCATCAACTGGATTCAACCAAGCGTCGTCTTCATCTGCTCAAAATCAACAACCGTTTACGAATCGACTCAACCAGAACAATCTCTCCGGCGTTCCATTTACTAATGCAAATTCGAAGTTGAAGGTCTTCGGCACAAAGATTGTCTTTATCTGGATTAGTCTTTTCCTTGCTTTACACGGCACAGACAGGAACTGA
- the LOC104741681 gene encoding uncharacterized protein LOC104741681: MGGVCSCVFKDDDDDKNKLRSKDDDDMSRGLSGKLKSMRRRRTSDSYYTDNTASSRRKSSKPDEVVYNFSGELGPMPPLRNDSTKFMQRNSFMGRAGVMGLEKAVEVLDTLGSSMSRNPGNGLRSGVTSFRGSKVTMLAFEVANTIAKGAALLQSLSDEDLKFMKKDMLRSKGLKKLVSTDTAELQILAASDKREELDLFSGEVIRFGNMCKDLQWHNLDRYFMKLDTENSQHKLPKDEAEAKMQELVTLARFTSELYHELQALDRFEQDYRRKLAEVESLNLPRKGESIVILQNELKQQKKLVKSLQKKSLWSQNLEEIIEKLVDVVSYIRQRIVEIFGNNGLKHNGRKQGRERLGEAGLSLHYANLIQQIDNIASRPLSLPSNVRDTLYNALPATVKTALRPRLQTLDPEEELSVSEMKAEMEKSLQWLVPFAANTTKAHQGFGWVGEWANSRIEFGKGKGKSENNGNPTRLQTLHHADKPKVDSYVLELVVWLHRLMKSSKKRVHGVKLTETNHVSPPNNLTISNTQLSLSPDFTYKNQLSLEDRLLLDRVQSIRFGPSLSKSQELVGLKKSKKGIKIWALSRSTGNSPKVDLSDKNSSSDLDVLDGLDFAFH; encoded by the exons ATGGGTGGTGTTTGTTCTTGTGTAttcaaagatgatgatgatgataagaacAAGTTAAGAtcaaaggatgatgatgatatgtcaAGAGGGTTGTCTGGGAAACTTAAGTccatgaggagaagaagaacctcTGATTCTTATTATACAGATAACACTGCAAGCTCCAGGCGGAAAAGTTCCAAGCCTGATGAGGTTGTCTACAACTTTTCTGGTGAACTTGGACCTATGCCTCCATTAAGGAACGATTCTaccaag TTTATGCAGAGGAACTCGTTTATGGGACGCGCTGGGGTTATGGGGTTAGAGAAAGCAGTTGAAGTTCTAGACACGTTGGGAAGCAGTATGTCTCGTAACCCGGGAAACGGGTTGCGCTCTGGTGTTACATCGTTCCGTGGTAGCAAAGTCACTATGCTGGCTTTTGAAGTAGCCAACACGATAGCCAAAGGTGCTGCTTTGCTGCAATCTCTGTCTGACGAGGATCTCAAGTTCATGAAGAAAGATATGTTGCGTTCCAAGGGACTTAAGAAGTTGGTTTCTACTGATACAGCAGAATTGCAAATTCTTGCTGCTTCTGACAAAAG GGAGGAACTTGATCTTTTCTCTGGAGAGGTGATCAGGTTTGGCAATATGTGCAAAGATTTACAGTGGCACAATCTAGATCGATATTTTATGAA GCTTGACACAGAGAACTCCCAGCATAAACTGCCCAAAGATGAGGCAGAGGCAAAGATGCAAGAGCTCGTCACTCTTGCTCGATTCACTTCT GAATTATATCACGAGTTGCAAGCTTTGGATAGGTTTGAACAAGATTACAGAAGAAAGCTTGCAGAAGTAGAGTCTTTAAACCTTCCTCGGAAAG GAGAGAGTATTGTCATCTTACAAAATGAACTAAAACAACAGAAGAAACTCGTGAAGAGCTTACAGAAGAAATCACTCTGGTCCCAGAATCTGGAAGAG ATAATTGAGAAGCTTGTGGATGTAGTTAGCTATATACGTCAAAGGATTGTGgaaatttttggaaacaatg GTCTAAAACACAATGGAAGGAAGCAGGGAAGAGAACGATTAGGTGAAGCCGGTCTTTCGTTACACTATGCTAATCTAATCCAACAAATCGATAATATT GCGTCTCGACCATTGTCTCTTCCTTCTAATGTTAGGGACACGCTGTACAATGCATTACCTGCTACCGTCAAGACAGCTCTTCGTCCTCGCCTACAAACTCTTGATCCTGAGGAAGAG CTTTCAGTATCTGAGATGAAAGCTGAAATGGAGAAGTCGCTTCAATGGCTTGTCCCGTTCGCCGCAAACACTACCAA AGCACATCAAGGTTTCGGATGGGTAGGTGAATGGGCAAATTCAAG GATAGAGTTTGggaaaggaaaaggaaaaagcGAGAACAACGGGAATCCAACACGGCTTCAGACGCTTCATCACGCTGATAAACCAAAAGTTGATTCATACGTACTCGAACTCGTTGTATGGCTTCACCGACTAATGAAGTCATCAAAGAAACGAGTTCACGGCGTCAAGCTTACAGAAACCAACCatgtctctccacccaacaacCTAACCATCTCCAATACGCAACTATCCCTCTCCCCTGACTTCACTTATAAAAACCAACTCTCTCTAGAAGACAGGTTGTTGTTAGACAGAGTCCAAAGCATAAGATTTGGTCCTAGTCTAAGTAAGAGTCAAGAATTAGTCGGCTTGAAAAAGAGCAAGAAAGGAATAAAGATTTGGGCACTGAGCAGAAGTACAGGAAACTCTCCAAAAGTGGATCTTTCAGATAAGAACTCTTCTAGTGATTTGGATGTCCTTGATGGTTTGGATTTCGCTTTCCATTAG